In Perognathus longimembris pacificus isolate PPM17 chromosome 23, ASM2315922v1, whole genome shotgun sequence, a single genomic region encodes these proteins:
- the LOC125340448 gene encoding basic proline-rich protein-like, which produces MSAYKKRSVTGTPRASPQPSVGTKTEGGSPRPRRAQGRQLQSFDIYFIWRFQSCVCRVPTPLGAIEYFASLAPADLGRPGRVAPGRLRLASPARARGAGGRAGLLHKRPSSAIWRGSRRERPPPPRPPRSPGSPALPSASPAQVSRLGSAVPAARRPLAVGQPPGAPDSWPGPASRLQAVLGVRRGRAGTPRGRRAAGRGLPWSPGLGSVSQPGPTPPPDPSQNTPSAGEQGQAHPSVREARERRLLCPRTRVNTRAPLPSRKGRQMLTQAARRALSRADSPDGPARAGVARNPPLEGGERPAGRSGSEESAGTEPRPNLRPGAVRSPSTTPPPPGRARPRSGSPAAPPGPRRAGVYHRGTGTRASPAPPGSAGRKNRHGLEWAASPGPAPPAAACPPPCPHPPPPPPALDPSRRGAGPRPLRPFDQEKLRQHVLRPGRRSPSPTRRAALGSECPATRWQTGGLGLQPARGQEAPTARGRMGPLSSILTPASLSSKCSSPVSGDSSL; this is translated from the exons ATGTCGGCATATAAGAAAAG GAGTGTGACTGGGACCCCGAGGGCCAGTCCCCAGCCTAGTGTGGGGACAAAGACCGAGGGGGGCAGCCCGCGGCCCCGGCGCGCTCAGGGCCGGCAGTTGCAATCTTTTGATATCTATTTCATTTGGCGTTTCCAGTCGTGTGTTTGCCGCGTCCCCACACCCCTCGGAGCCATCGAGTACTTTGCCAGCCTCGCTCCTGCAGACCTGGGTCGCCCT GGCCGAGTGGCGCCCGGGCGGCTTCGCCTGGCTTCCCCcgcgcgggcgcgcggggcgggcggccgggccgggctgctCCATAAGCGGCCCTCTAGCGCTATCTGGCGGGGCTCCAGGCGCGAGCGCCCGCCGCCTCCCCGGCCGCCTCGCTCGCCCGGCTCCCCGGCTCTGCCGTCCGCCTCCCCGGCACAGGTCTCCCGGCTCGGGAGCGCCGTCCCCGCGGCCCGCCGCCCCCTGGCCGTCGGTCAGCCCCCGGGGGCGCCGGACTCGTGGCCCGGGCCGGCGTCTCGGCTCCAGGCCGTGCTGGGCGTtcgccggggccgggcggggacgCCCCGCGGGCGGCGGGCCGCGGGCCGCGGCCTTCCATGGTCTCCAGGACTGGGGTCCGTTTCTCAGCCGGGCCCCACGCCGCCACCAGACCCCTCGCAAAACACCCCAAGCGCGGGAGAGCAGGGCCAGGCCCACCCAAGTGTGCGGGAAGCCCGGGAACGCCGGCTGCTGTGCCCACGCACACGCGTGAACACGCGCGCGCCCCTCCCGTCCCGGAAAG GCCGGCAGATGCTGACACAG GCCGCCCGGCGCGCGCTGTCACGGGCCGACAGCCCCGACGGCCCTGCTCGCGCGGGCGTCGCCCGGAACCCGCCTCTCGAGGGAGGCGAGCGCCCCGCAGGCAGGTCTGGGTCTGAGGAGTCGGCTGGCACCGAGCCCCGGCCCAACCTGCGTCCCGGGGCGGTCCGGTCACCGAGCACCACCCCCCCTCCGCCGGGCCGCGCTCGGCCGCGGTCCGGCTCCCCCGCCGCTCCACCGGGCCCCCGACGGGCGGGCGTTTACCACCGGGGCACGGGCACGcgggcctccccggcccccccaggCTCTGCGGGGAGGAAGAACCGCCACGGCCTCGAGTGGGCGGcgagcccgggccccgcgccgcccgccgccgcgtgCCCGCCTCCgtgcccgcacccccccccccccccgccagccctggACCCGAgccggcgcggggcgggcccGCGCCCGCTGCGGCCATTTGACCAGGAGAAACTCCGCCAACACGTGCTGCGGCCGGGCCGGCGGAGCCCGAGCCCCACCCGGCGGGCCGCCCTCGGCTCCGAGTGCCCGGCCACGCGCTGGCAGACGGgcgggctgggattacagccggCGCGGGGTCAGGAAGCTCCCACCGCTCGCGGTCGGATGGGCCCCTTATCCTCCATACTGACTCCGGCTTCCCTCTCCAGCAAATGTAGTTCTCCCGTGAGCGGTGACAGCAGCCTCTGA